Proteins encoded by one window of Aspergillus chevalieri M1 DNA, chromosome 6, nearly complete sequence:
- a CDS encoding T6SS phospholipase effector Tle1-like catalytic domain-containing protein (COG:S;~EggNog:ENOG410PNBQ;~InterPro:IPR029058,IPR018712;~PFAM:PF09994;~TransMembrane:1 (o350-371i)), with protein sequence MPHATDEGKPGEESGPRRIVLCFDGTGNQFHGNESDTNIVKIYQMLERHTPGQYHYYQPGIGTYVKGQGSSSTRLNLIPKIKSAILTTVDCMVGSSFRSHVLDGYRFVMRFYRPGDHIYIFGFSRGAYTARFLAEMIQSIGLLSQGMDEMVQFAWDTFSNYQQAKGNDPPTEKDKQLIAYMEKFKITFSRPDVGIHFLGLFDCVNSVGQFEIPLYRTSYKVIASPAARYIRHAVSIHERRLKFKPALFIMDKDGPPVDLKEVWFAGNHSDIGGGYGLEPGQKHLLSDTPLNWMIQEVLNLEGSESKLSFQTLNVEDVSKAENAFPGKETPGTNAFLLRRKTNQPHDTLSFGHGTFFLMVLCWWILEFLPIFTRLELENGKWVPRRLPPNLGAPRDLPHDAVIHPSVKEMVKAGILDKESIPPRGGDNPNLPNVANLAYTWKKLRNTAASQASNLSKDSNGGSEKANGTAHGGLEPAKVLG encoded by the exons ATGCCTCACGCAACAGACGAAGGGAAACCCGGTGAGGAATCCGGCCCTCGTCGCATTGTCCTTTGCTTCGATGGTACTGGTAACCAGTTCCATGGCAATGAGTCGGACACCAATATTGTAAAAATTTATCAAATGCTCGAGAGACACACCCCGGGCCAATACCACTATTACCAGC CTGGAATCGGTACCTATGTCAAAGGCCAAGGATCCAGCTCGACGCGTTTGAATCTTATTCCCAAGATCAAATCCGCCATCCTCACCACAGTCGATTGCATGGTGGGCTCGTCATTCCGAAGCCATGTCCTGGATGGGTACCGCTTTGTTATGCGCTTCTATCGACCCGGAGATCACATCTACATCTTTGGATTCTCGCGTGGTGCATACACGGCACGGTTTCTTGCAGAAATGATTCAGAGCATTGGTCTCTTATCCCAGGGAATGGACGAAATGGTCCAATTCGCTTGGGATACCTTTAGCAATTACCAGCAAGCCAAAGGAAACGATCCCCCCACGGAAAAGGATAAGCAGCTCATTGCGTATATGGAGAAATTCAAGATTACTTTCTCCCGGCCAGACGTGGGAATCCATTTTCTGGGTCTGTTCGACTGCGTCAACAGTGTTGGTCAGTTCGAAATCCCGCTCTACCGCACCTCCTACAAGGTCATTGCGAGTCCAGCTGCTCGATACATCCGGCATGCAGTGTCTATTCACGAGAGACGTCTCAAGTTTAAGCCTGCTCTTTTTATTATGGATAAGGACGGCCCTCCCGTGGATCTTAAGGAGGTCTGGTTCGCCGGTAACCACAGTGATATCGGAGGTGGCTACGGACTTGAACCGGGTCAGAAGCACCTATTGTCTGACACGCCATTGAACTGGATGATCCAAGAAGTCCTCAATCTGGAAGGCTCGGAGAGCAAACTATCTTTCCAGACGCTGAATGTCGAGGACGTATCGAAAGCTGAAAACGCCTTCCCTGGGAAAGAGACTCCCGGAACCAATGCTTTCCTGCTGCGGAGGAAGACAAACCAGCCCCACGACACGCTCAGTTTTGGACACGGCACATTCTTCTTGATGGTCCTTTGCTGGTGGATCCTTG AATTCCTCCCCATTTTCACGCGTCTAGAATTGGAGAACGGCAAATGGGTCCCGCGCCGGCTTCCACCAAATCTTGGTGCCCCACGAGATCTGCCTCACGACGCCGTAATCCACCCTAGCGTCAAAGAAATGGTCAAGGCCGGTATCCTGGACAAAGAGTCGATTCCCCCGCGAGGCGGAGACAATCCCAACCTTCCAAATGTCGCAAACCTCGCCTATACGTGGAAGAAACTGCGGAACACCGCGGCTAGTCAAGCGTCAAACCTGTCCAAGGACTCGAACGGCGGGTCGGAGAAGGCCAATGGCACTGCTCATGGCGGATTAGAGCCTGCAAAGGTATTGGGCTGA